The segment GATAGGCCCCAGCGAGATTTGAACTCGCGACCCCTGGTTTACAAGACCAGTGCTCTAACCCCTGAGCTATGGAGCCAACCGCGAGCGGCTTCCTTGCGCACGGCTACTTGACttcgctgccgccgccgccgcgcagcCGCGCAGCCGCGGGCGGACGGACTGGGGAGCTGGGTCTTCCCGACTGAACCCTGGACCCGGGATCCGCCGGCAGCCGCCGCCGGCTGCGTCCTCAGACCCAGAGGGAGCGGCCCCGACCCCGACCCGGAGGGGAAGGTCCCGcgtggggcggcggggcggggcccaagCGGGCGGGGCTCCTGGGGTCACACGGGGCTCCTGGGGTCCGCCCGGCACCTGCAGGGAAGGGTCTCAGCAGAccagcagggctgggggggagaggggaggggggcaaaTCAGAGGACTGGGGGGCTCTGGtgcgggtggggaggggagaggggggcaaATCCGAGGACCGGGGGGCTCTGGTTCGGGTAGGGAGGGGGGGCAAATCAGAGGAGGGGTGCCTCTGgtgcgggtggggagggggaagggggcaaaTCGGAGGACTGGGGGctctggtgtggggggggaggggggaaaatcagAGGACGGGGGGCTCTGgtgcgggtggggaggggggagggggaggggggcaaatcAGAGGAGGGGGGGGCCTCtggtgtgggtggggaggggagagggggcaaaTCCGAGGACCAGTGGGGCTCTGgtgcaggtggggaggggggaggggggcaaatcAGAGGACGTGGgcctctggtgggggagggggagggggcaaatCAGAGGAGGGGGGCCTCTGgtgcgggtggggagggggaaggggggcaaATCAGAGGAGGGGGGCCTCTGgtgcgggtggggagggggaagggggcaaaTCTGAGGACCAGTGGGGCTCTGGTGCgggtggagaggggggagagggcccTCTGGTGTGGGTGGGATGGAGAGGTGGGGGTAGGGGCAAATcagaagaggtggggggggggctctcgtGCTGAGTCTGTGACAGAACCAAAGcctgcagcccccctcccctcagctCTCGGCAAATTAGCAAAGGACACACCTTGACTCTGGGGACCCTGGTCTGCCCGTGGCCCGGAGGAGGCCACCCCAAAGGGAAGGGCAGGACCTCGTCCCGGAGATCACAGGGTGTCGGGCCCACAGGTCACAGACTTGGACGTGGTGACCCAGTCTGCCCTGTAGTTCCCTTGAGGCCAAGTGAACGGGGTCACCGGTTGGTCCCTGGAGGCCCTGTGGTCCTAATGCCCTGTGAGAATCTGGTGACGAATCTGGGCCTTCTCCTGCATTTGGGTGCGGTGAGACAGACCGGTTGAGCCAGACTCTGGGCTCTCTGAGCTCTTAGATGCCCAAAGGCTAGGAGGCGGGAACTCCTCCTTCTCACACAAACTGTGTCCTTCAAGCCAGCACCAAGCTACCTACTGTCCAAGAAACAGCATGCCGCCTTCTTGTTTAAGTGTTACAGTAACTGTAATTGTTGCAGTAACTGCAATTccatttctcccattctgtaaacCTGTGTGTGGTTACTCCACAAGCACACGTGGCCATAGACACACAGCCACACCCACAAACACCAAAGCTAGAAATACGCTACAACCCCAGACCTGTCACCAAACGCCCCACTCCTGTGACCTGTCCTGTGGTGTTGGATAGAGTTGTCAAGTGGTGCAAAGGGAATTGTGATAACCAGAAAGCGATACCAGCCCAGATAGCATTCCGGATGATTTCTGTCAGCAGTTGAATGTTAGAAAAAGGTTTTGTTTGTGTAAATAAGTGATGTTCAAATACATGGCTTGGCTGTGGTGTTCTAGACGATTCTCTCCACACATGAACAAGACCCAGGGTTTGACCTTTGGATTGCGCTGTAAGCTGAAAGTTATCACTTTGATCTTAGACTGAAGACGTGATAGCAAAAATCCAAAGTCTTGAGTGGACCTGACCTCAACCCACAGAGCACAGGACTGCCTGATTCCATGTTAACTGAGTCTGCCTCTAACTCAGTGTCCTGCCTGCCTCACAGCATGGAGGGCAGCACATCATCCTTCTAAACAACCTGTGCAGGTTAGAGAGAAGAATCTTAAGTCCAAACCTAGCCCTGGCTTCCATACCAAGTTTCAACCTGCCAACCCACATCCCCCCCAAATCTAGGATTCAAATCTATGTCCCCCCTTGccttaaaacaaagcaaagaacacATGCTCGCTCACTCCAGCATACACTCTTGCCCAGACTTGCCCTGTAACCACACTGGAGAGTTAAGAATGAATCCAGCACCCCCAGAGATAGAAGCATCATCTATATTTCCCTCTCCCACATCCCTTCCCAGGGGGAGCCATGAGCAGGGAGAAGTCCAGCAGTGAGTTCCCAGAAGCTGAGACCTTCAGAAGCTCCAACAGCGAGGCCTGGCCCGGCTGAGCAGGCCTTTAGCACCAGAATGCCCTGCCATTGACATAGGTTTGGCAAGTTGACAAAAGGGTTTGTCGGGAACATGTTTGTGCTCTGTGCCTGTCTATGCTGGctgtatctgttttttttttttttttttcaaaacaaaacaaaaaaaccaacaacaagtgTCATCGTTAACATTTCAGAATTCCAGAACCCTGGAATTCCTTACCCAAGAGGCATTGCGCTCTTGGAAAAATGGGAGGGCAGAATCTGTGTCCCTCTGGGGAGTTAGTAGGTGACAGACTGGGGGCAGCTGGATCCACAGGGCTTGGGTCCCAGTCGGCAGCAGAGGGGGCAGCTGTCAAGAAGGCAAAAGGACAGGGAAGCGGGCTGGCCCAGGGCCAAGCCTCACACCTTTGCAACAGGTCCGCAGACGCCCTGTCCCCGGGAAGCCGCGGCCCTTGTCAATCAGGGCACCCAGCTGGCGGGATAGGAATCAGGCCTGCGGGCGGCGGGCTCCGTCCTCCCAGGCGGCCCTCCTACCCGGGTCAGGCCCCACCCACGGGAGCCTCCATGACTGCAAAGAGGCTGCAAGACTCCGGGCGGGGCCCTTTGCCCAGTTGGCTTGACGGGGAGAGTCAATTCTTCAATTGCTCTCTTCCCTTGTATTCCCgcacccaggcttgaactcagagcctgcgcaCCGGTGCGTCCTCAGCTTTGTCAcgcgaggctggtgctctaccacttgggccacggctccactttgggatttttttattCCCCCCCTGAGATGAATCAGAAAATGATAGAGCTAAGAGATGGGGCGTCAGCTGGCTCCCCACTTGCACTCCTGAGATGGGTAGCTAGGGCGAGAGGCAGGCTCCATTGCTTTGCACGCTGGGCCCTGTCCCAGGTCCCCGGGGCCTGGGcatcgggggggggggaagcgtgGAGGgcagacacccccaccccaccccatccccccacccccccacccccgggaggaCGCAGGAGGGGCCCGGGCGGGCGCCCCGCCCTTCAAGGCCAGATGCGCAGGTAGGTGCCGGTGGAGCAGacggagaagagggggaagacgcGCTCCTGGAAGTTGACGCGGAAGGTGTAGAGGTGGCGCAGGCCGTCGGCCGCGTAGAAGGACACGGCCCCGACCTCCAGGTCCAGGGCCACCCTGACGCGGGACAGCGGCCCGCAGCGCAGGGGCGTGCGCTCGGGGCTGGTGACGGCCCAGTACTGGCCGCCGTGCAGCTGCAGCGCCCAGACGCCCTCCTCGGGGGTGAAGGGCGTCAGGCCGCGGCGCCGCACGCTCTCGCGGGCCACGCCGAACGCCCAGCCGTCCTGGGcgcccacctccacctcccagtGGTGGCGCCCGGACGCGAAGCCGCACGACGCCAGCACCCGCGTGTTGGTGTCGAAGCGCCGCGGGTGGCTGGGCAGGTCCTGCGCGCGCGGCCCCAGGCGCACGCTCTTCAGATCCAGGGACAGCAGCAGCCGGGGGTTCGCCGTGTCCGGGTCCAGGGTGAGCTCCACtggggagggagacagacggacgggCCGTCGACGGGCGGACTCAGGCGAGGACCCAccctctgcgccccccccccagcccttcccaTCTACCGTCTCTTTTGGCTTCACCCCCCATCCCCCGAGGGGGGGGACTGCAGGAGATTGAGTGGCATCCGGatgattccccccgccccccccaaatctcagtgtcctgaggcCCAGGCACTCCTGcttgactgccccccccccgggtcaCAGTGACCCCGCTGAGGTGCCCCAAGGGCAGAAGAAACCAACCGCACACAGGGCCCAGAGACACCGCCCCAGGCGCTCACACTCCCAACCACGGGGCTGCTgtacctttctcttccttctccagctCTCCCTGAAGATCCTCTGGGGAGAAACAAAATAGAGGGGTGGGTGAACGATGCCCCTCGCCCCACATGGACGCACCGTCAGGCTCATTGGGGACCCAGAGGCTGAGCGTCGCTGTGTAAGCACAGGGCCCAGTTCATGGAGGACCAGGCGAGTGCAAGATGGGCATGGATTCCCCAGTATTCCATCTCCTCCCACTGTGaccccttcctcccacctcccctgttTGACCCCCAATACATCATCCTCAGGTCCTACCTTTGAACTTCGTCAGCAGCCCTTTGAAGACAAAAGTCTTGAGAGAAATATTCCAGACTTTGTTCTTCATCTCAGAGGAGACTGTGGTTGGCTTGGGACCAGCGACATTGCTACACCTGCACGACAGGGGTTGTATAGAAAGCCCAAGAACCCCATCCTGCTATCACTGACTGAGTGAGGACAATCAGCTCAGAGCTACCTGAAGCGCTTGGTCACCAGTCTGTGTCTCTAGTGGGTGGAGaagctgttgggggggggggcattgtggaaggaagttaggtcattggagcCTCATCCTTGAAAGGGATATGGGACCCTGAACTCTCCTGTATCTTTTCCTCTCGATTCACCTTCCAGCTCCTTCCAGAAAGACATGGACAAGGGAAAGAGGGGCCAGACAGGTGAGCATTTGCCTCAGAAAGTACAGAGGTGAGGAAGTAAGGATAGGATCAGGAGGTGAGAGACGGGTAtggagatgaagagagagagcTCAGTGGAAAAGCCAAAGAGCCAGGCTCAAAGGATCCAAAGAACCATTAAGTTTACTCACTTGTTTAATGCGGTTTTGAATTCctagaaggaaagatggaagagagCCAGGTCAGAGAGCATCAGACAATCTccattcattttttccccccttttcttttcttgttctttctttcttttttccccttagtcctggggcttgaactcagggcctgggcactgtccctgaacttcttttgctcaaggatagcactaccagatgagctacagtgccacctccagcttttcctgtgtatgtggtactgaggaatccagcccagggcttcatgcgcgctagacaagcaccctaccactaagccgcattcccagcccgcctttctttttcttttcttgctttctttcgtgtgtgtgtgtgtgtgtgtgtgtgtgtgtgtgtcctgaaacttgaactcagggcctgggcactgtccttgaggtttttttttgctcaaggctagcactctagcacttgagttcttggagataagagtctccttgactttcctgccctggctggctttgaaccacgatactCAGCTCTCACCTGGAGGAAGTCGAGGTCAGGTTTCTGAGCTGTCTCCTGGATCTGGCTGCTGAGCTTGGAGAGGACAGTGATCTCAGCCCCGAGCTGCGCCAGGTTCTCATTCTGCTTCTGTGTCACCTCCCGGGACAGCTCTTCCAGCCGGCCCAGGAGGCGACCCTCCTGCTCCACCAGGAAAGCTCTCAGCCCCTGGAACTCAGCCCCAACCTTCTCTTTCTCCGTGGCCATCTGCATCTGTCCCAAGAGAAGTTGGGGGGCATTTGGACTGGGAGGGCTCTAAAGGAGAGGCTCATCCTCCTCATGGTTTTGGGGATCAGGGATTCAGGCATATGTGCACACTTATGCACACCTATTGTAAACACCCTAATTCAGTACGGGACATGACCCATCCTTTTGGCTTCCCTTGCCCCACAATGTGGGGTGCTTCTTTAGGCTTTGCTACCTACACGAAGTCTAGGTAGACTAGCATAACTGTCCATTGGAGTTTTCCACCCTTGTTAACATTTGacagttgggtttttttggcggtagcggtgattttttttttggggggttggttccttggaggtaaaagtctcacagattttcctgcctgggctggctttgaacctcagatctcagctactgagtagctaggatgacaagcgtggGTTGCCAGTGCAGGACTTCCCATTATCTTTCTGAAATCCACCATGCTGTTCCAACACCACCCTCCGGCAGAGCCCTGGGGCTCACCAGGAGCTCCTTGCCCTCCTTCTCTTCCGTAGACCGGAACACCTCATAGTCTTCCAGCTCCTTCCTCAGGACCTTCAGCCTGGAATCCAAGAGCTCCTGCGGACACAAAAGGAGACCCTCAGCCCGGTGCCCGCAGCTCACCCGTCaacccagctacccaggaggctgagatcggatggtcatggcttgaaaccagcctggcaagaaagtctgtgagactcttatctccatgaaaTATTAccccacccctccaaaaaaaaaaaaaaagctggaaatagagct is part of the Perognathus longimembris pacificus isolate PPM17 chromosome 25, ASM2315922v1, whole genome shotgun sequence genome and harbors:
- the Trim7 gene encoding LOW QUALITY PROTEIN: E3 ubiquitin-protein ligase TRIM7 (The sequence of the model RefSeq protein was modified relative to this genomic sequence to represent the inferred CDS: deleted 1 base in 1 codon), producing MAGLGPWSSPGAGPEALALAAELQGEATCSICLELFREPVSVECGHSFCRACITRCWERTGARAPSGLPPGPLPCPQCREPARPAHLRPNRPLAAMAALLRRLGPAPAPAGKRGAPETAPETSPPAAAAARPRRCALHGEPLKLYCQDDGRAICVVCDRAREHRAHAVLPLDEAVQEGKELLDSRLKVLRKELEDYEVFRSTEEKEGKELLMQMATEKEKVGAEFQGLRAFLVEQEGRLLGRLEELSREVTQKQNENLAQLGAEITVLSKLSSQIQETAQKPDLDFLQEFKTALNKCSNVAGPKPTTVSSEMKNKVWNISLKTFVFKGLLTKFKEDLQGELEKEEKVELTLDPDTANPRLLLSLDLKSVRLGPRAQDLPSHPRRFDTNTRVLASCGFASGRHHWEVEVGAQDGWAFGVARESVRRRGLTPFTPEEGVWALQLHGGQYWAVTSPERTPLRCGPLSRVRVALDLEVGAVSFYAADGLRHLYTFRVNFQERVFPLFSVCSTGTYLRIWP